From Lycium ferocissimum isolate CSIRO_LF1 chromosome 12, AGI_CSIRO_Lferr_CH_V1, whole genome shotgun sequence, one genomic window encodes:
- the LOC132039848 gene encoding cation transporter HKT1;3-like, translating into MKMKPLSSFLHQGFFSSFFKILSLKVKPIWIELGYFMILSLLGFLALSVTKPRTLPSFSLQKLDVFFTSVSASTVSSMATVEMEVFSDTQLVFMTLLMFLGGEAFASLLRLQLIKKERALQNKVDSFSSKDSDFSNSIPNTSIHHLELGKVTLHDQLGEEPLDVIIKLEPEIINSSVDELKCIRFLSYVVLGYILVVVLLGSSLVSFYISIIPSAKQILKEKGLNLHTFSLFTTVSTFSNCGFAPTNENMIIFKKNSGLLLILIPQILLGNTLYPPCLRLTIWFIWKITKREEFKHILKNSKELGYSQLFPSYETISLTITVLGFIFVQFIVFCSLEWYSGATIGLSAYEKLVGSLFEVVNTRHAGESVFDITTLSPAILIMFVFMMYLSPSTSFLPVDTSHEEGLKTTKIMKRIKGSSLVEYISLSPLSYLVIFTILICITERDKMKNDPLNFNVVNIVFEVVSAYGNVGLSVGYSCARQLKSDGHCKDAMCGFSGKWSISGKFILIVVMFFGRLKKYNKNGGTAWKLM; encoded by the exons atgaaaatgaagcCTCTTTCATCTTTTTTACATCAAGGCTTTTTCTCATCTTTCTTTAAGATTCTGAGTCTTAAAGTAAAGCCAATTTGGATAGAATTAGGGTACTTCATGATCCTTTCATTGTTAGGTTTCTTAGCTTTGAGTGTTACAAAACCTAGAACGTTACCATCATTTAGTCTCCAAAAACTAGATGTGTTCTTCACTTCTGTTTCTGCTTCCACAGTTTCTAGTATGGCCACTGTTGAAATGGAAGTTTTTTCCGATACACAACTTGTTTTCATGACCCTATTGATGTTTCTTGGTGGTGAGGCTTTTGCTTCTTTGCTTAGACTTCAACTCatcaaaaaagaaagagcaCTACAAAACAAAGTTGACTCTTTTAGTAGCAAAGACTCTGACTTTTCAAACTCTATACCAAACACTAGTATTCATCATCTTGAGCTTGGTAAGGTAACTCTTCATGACCAACTAGGAGAAGAGCCCTTAGATGTTATTATTAAATTAGAACCTGAAATAATAAATAGCTCTGTTGATGAGTTGAAGTGTATAAGATTCTTGAGTTATGTGGTTCTTggttatattctagttgttgttctTCTAGGGTCTTCCTTGGTTTCTTTCTACATAAGTATTATTCCAAGTGCAAAACAAATCCTCAAGGAAAAAGGGCTTAACTTGCatactttttcacttttcaccactgtttcaactttttcaaattGTGGATTTGCTCCTACAAATGAAAACAtgattattttcaagaaaaattcaggCCTTCTTCTCATTCTAATCCCTCAGATCCTACTTGGTAACACATTATATCCTCCATGCTTACGCCTAACCATTTGGTTTATTTGGAAAATCACAAAGAGAGAAGAATTTAAGCATATCTTGAAAAACTCAAAAGAACTAGGATATTCCCAACTATTTCCAAGTTATGAAACCATTTCTCTTACAATTACTGTTTTGGGATTCATATTTGTTCAGTTTATAGTATTTTGTTCATTGGAGTGGTACTCTGGAGCAACTATTGGCTTAAGTGCTTATGAGAAGTTGGTTGGATCATTATTTGAAGTTGTGAATACAAGACATGCTGGTGAATCTGTTTTTGATATTACAACTCTCAGTCCAGCAATATTAATAATGTTCGTCTTTATGAT GTATCTATCACCCTCTACTTCTTTTTTACCAGTTGATACTAGTCATGAAGAGGGTTTGAAAActacaaaaataatgaagagGATAAAAGGGAGCAGTTTAGTGGAGTACATATCCCTCTCACCACTTTCCTATTTGGTCATTTTCACCATACTTATTTGTATTACAGAGAGAGACAAAATGAAGAATGATCCCCTCAATTTCAATGTTGTCAACATTGTCTTCGAAGTCGTCAG TGCATATGGGAATGTTGGTTTGTCAGTGGGCTATAGCTGTGCAAGGCAACTAAAATCAGATGGCCATTGCAAGGATGCAATGTGTGGATTTTCCGGAAAATGGAGTATTTCGGGAAAGTTTATCCTCATTGTTGTCATGTTTTTTGGAAGGCTGAAGAAGTACAACAAAAATGGTGGCACGGCTTGGAAACTAATGTAA